A genome region from Rhodanobacter thiooxydans includes the following:
- a CDS encoding efflux RND transporter permease subunit: protein MNLSGTFIRRPIGTSLLAIGLFVAGTICYFLLGVAALPNMQFPAIFVQASQAGADASTMASTVAAPLERHLGQVPGIETMRSSSSEGRSFVFMLFRTGTDLDAAARDVQAAINAAAPDLPSGLSAAPSYQKANPNDDPIIALALTSDTQSAADLYNLSDTLLAQRLRQLPGVSSVEIAGAATPAIRVDVNLRALNAMGLSPDQLRNALGAANVTSPEGFLSNGASTMAISATAQLHSAEDFAQLVIASRNGTPVRLSDVARVYAGQQDAYQAAWFHGKPAVLMYVYKKADANIIATVDLVKEQLPALRSYLPPATALTPFFDGTPTIRASLHEVQATLLISLAMVVLVMALFLRRLAPTLIAAVAVPLSLAGAFVVMYVLGYTLNNLTLLALVIAIGFVVDDAIVVIENVIRHLDAGMSRLQATLAGAREIGFTIVSITASLIAVFIPLLFAGGITGMFMHEFSVTLVAAIVVSALVSLTLTPALCGRFLGGHAAKEQAPPSRLARALDGFHAGMLRIYTRALDFSLRHALAFSLTPLALIVATFYLFGVVKAGLFPAQDTGLIWGRASSSATVSFAESRQRLERLTAMLMADPDVATVGSRLGSSRQGTSGSFNIDLKTRADGRHDDTFAVLARLSAKAANYPDLNLRLRPVQDLPSGGGGGTSQGAQYRVSLQGNDLASLQQWLPKLQAELKKNPKLRDVGTDVDEAGLRQNIVIDRDKAARLGVSIGSIDGALYDAFGQRQVSTIYSDINQYQVVVNALPAQTATPEALNRIYVRSSSGRMIPITAFAKQQPGLAPSQITHENQYTTMDLSFNLAPDVSMGEAMAVIQATVQNMRMPGDIRVQMGNDFRRFQQSQSGMGWLILAAVITVYIVLGMLYENLIHPVTILSTLPAAGVGALLALWLTGTELSVVAQIALVLLIGIVKKNAIMMIDFALVAQREHGKSPLEAAREACTVRFRPIMMTTMVAILAALPIAIGLGEGSELRRPLGIALIGGLLISQSLTLLSTPALYVIFSCVAERRRAWWMRRQGRKAARRRQLAGA, encoded by the coding sequence ATGAACCTCTCCGGCACCTTTATCCGTCGCCCGATCGGCACCTCGCTGCTGGCGATCGGCCTGTTCGTGGCCGGCACGATCTGCTACTTCCTGCTCGGCGTGGCGGCGCTGCCGAACATGCAGTTCCCGGCGATCTTCGTGCAGGCCAGTCAGGCCGGCGCGGACGCCAGCACCATGGCGTCGACCGTGGCTGCGCCGCTGGAACGGCACCTGGGCCAGGTGCCCGGCATCGAGACCATGCGCTCGTCCAGCTCCGAGGGGCGCAGCTTCGTCTTCATGCTGTTCCGCACCGGCACCGACCTGGATGCCGCCGCACGCGACGTGCAGGCCGCGATCAATGCGGCCGCGCCGGACCTGCCCAGCGGCTTGAGCGCCGCGCCGAGCTACCAGAAGGCGAACCCGAACGATGACCCGATCATCGCCCTGGCGCTGACCTCGGACACGCAGTCGGCGGCCGACCTGTACAACCTGTCCGACACCCTACTGGCGCAGCGGCTGCGCCAGCTGCCCGGGGTGTCCTCGGTGGAGATCGCCGGCGCGGCCACGCCGGCGATCCGCGTCGACGTGAACCTGCGCGCACTGAACGCGATGGGGCTGTCGCCCGACCAGCTGCGCAACGCGCTGGGCGCGGCCAACGTGACTTCGCCCGAAGGCTTCCTGTCCAACGGCGCCAGCACCATGGCGATCAGCGCCACCGCCCAGTTGCACAGCGCGGAGGACTTCGCCCAGCTGGTCATCGCCAGCCGCAACGGCACGCCGGTGCGGCTGTCCGACGTGGCCAGGGTCTACGCCGGCCAGCAGGACGCCTACCAGGCGGCCTGGTTCCACGGCAAGCCGGCCGTGCTGATGTACGTCTACAAGAAGGCCGACGCGAACATCATCGCCACCGTCGACCTGGTCAAGGAGCAGCTGCCGGCGCTGCGCAGCTACCTGCCGCCGGCTACCGCGCTGACCCCGTTCTTCGACGGCACGCCGACCATCCGCGCCTCGCTGCACGAGGTGCAGGCCACGCTGCTGATCTCGCTGGCGATGGTGGTGCTGGTGATGGCGCTGTTCCTGCGCCGGCTGGCGCCCACCCTGATCGCCGCGGTGGCCGTGCCGCTGTCGCTGGCCGGCGCATTCGTGGTGATGTATGTGCTCGGCTACACGCTGAACAACCTCACCCTGCTGGCGCTGGTGATCGCGATCGGCTTCGTGGTGGACGACGCGATCGTGGTGATCGAGAACGTCATCCGCCACCTCGACGCGGGCATGTCGCGGCTGCAGGCCACCCTGGCCGGCGCGCGCGAGATCGGCTTCACCATCGTCTCGATCACCGCCTCGCTGATCGCGGTGTTCATTCCGCTGCTGTTCGCCGGCGGCATCACCGGCATGTTCATGCACGAGTTCTCGGTGACCCTGGTGGCGGCGATCGTGGTCTCGGCGCTGGTCTCGCTGACCCTGACGCCGGCGCTGTGCGGGCGCTTCCTCGGTGGCCATGCGGCGAAGGAGCAGGCGCCACCGTCGCGGCTCGCCCGCGCGCTGGACGGTTTCCATGCCGGCATGCTGCGCATCTACACCCGTGCGCTGGATTTTTCGCTGCGTCACGCGCTGGCGTTCTCGCTGACCCCGCTGGCGCTGATCGTGGCCACCTTCTACCTGTTCGGCGTGGTCAAGGCCGGTCTGTTTCCCGCGCAGGACACCGGCCTGATCTGGGGCCGCGCCAGCTCCAGCGCCACCGTCTCGTTCGCCGAAAGCCGGCAGCGGCTGGAACGGCTCACCGCGATGCTGATGGCCGACCCCGACGTCGCCACCGTGGGCTCGCGCCTGGGCAGCAGCCGGCAGGGCACCAGCGGCTCGTTCAACATCGACCTGAAGACCCGCGCCGACGGTCGCCATGACGACACCTTCGCGGTGCTCGCGCGGCTCAGCGCCAAGGCGGCCAACTATCCGGATCTCAACCTGCGCCTGCGCCCGGTGCAGGACCTGCCCAGCGGCGGCGGTGGCGGCACCAGCCAGGGCGCGCAGTACCGGGTCTCGCTGCAGGGCAACGACCTGGCCAGCCTGCAGCAGTGGCTGCCGAAACTGCAGGCCGAGCTGAAGAAGAACCCCAAGCTGCGTGACGTCGGCACCGACGTCGACGAGGCCGGCCTGCGCCAGAACATCGTGATCGACCGCGACAAGGCCGCACGGCTCGGCGTGTCGATCGGCAGCATCGACGGCGCGCTGTACGACGCCTTCGGCCAGCGCCAGGTGTCCACCATCTACTCGGACATCAACCAGTATCAGGTGGTGGTCAACGCGCTGCCCGCGCAGACCGCCACGCCCGAAGCACTCAACCGCATCTACGTGCGCTCCAGCAGTGGCCGCATGATCCCGATCACCGCGTTCGCCAAGCAGCAGCCGGGGCTGGCGCCCTCGCAGATCACCCACGAAAACCAGTACACCACGATGGATCTCAGCTTCAACCTCGCGCCGGACGTGAGCATGGGCGAGGCGATGGCGGTGATCCAGGCCACCGTGCAGAACATGCGCATGCCCGGCGACATCCGGGTGCAGATGGGCAACGACTTCCGCCGCTTCCAGCAGTCGCAGAGCGGCATGGGCTGGCTGATTCTCGCCGCCGTGATCACCGTCTACATCGTGCTCGGCATGCTGTACGAGAACCTGATCCATCCCGTCACCATCCTGTCCACCCTGCCGGCCGCCGGCGTCGGCGCGCTGCTGGCGCTGTGGCTGACCGGCACCGAGCTGTCGGTGGTGGCGCAGATCGCGCTGGTGCTGCTGATCGGCATCGTCAAGAAGAATGCGATCATGATGATCGACTTCGCCCTGGTCGCCCAGCGCGAACACGGCAAGAGTCCGCTGGAAGCAGCGCGCGAGGCGTGCACCGTGCGCTTCCGCCCGATCATGATGACCACCATGGTCGCCATCCTCGCCGCCCTGCCGATCGCCATCGGTCTCGGCGAAGGCAGCGAACTGCGCCGCCCGCTCGGCATCGCCCTGATCGGCGGCCTGCTGATCTCGCAGAGCCTCACCTTGCTCAGCACCCCGGCGCTGTACGTGATCTTCTCGTGCGTGGCCGAACGCAGAAGGGCGTGGTGGATGCGGCGGCAAGGGCGCAAGGCGGCACGGCGGAGGCAGTTGGCTGGGGCGTAG